The Macadamia integrifolia cultivar HAES 741 chromosome 4, SCU_Mint_v3, whole genome shotgun sequence genome contains the following window.
CATCATCTTTTTGTACAAGACTGATTTGTAAAGCAAGATATTAGACGATATATGACATGAGGAGTTCTTCATCCCCATatgaaaaagaagcaaaataatTTGTAGGTTCATTTGATTCCCGCAAACATGTTTGAAGCTAGAATAGTCAAAGCATCACTGAAATGTAAAATAGCACTcttcaaaatcttttttttactttgctTTCCAGTCAGAGTCTCTTGCttctgaaattttttaaattcacaatgaacaaaatccaaaattagtTGAATAATCTGCAACTTGATTGTATCCCTTATCATTGTGAACAATTTTCATTTAGGACTGATGATCAAGAGGCTCTTACGAGAATCGCTAGGTATGTAGGAAAGAAAAGTATGCAATATTTATTACTTGGGCCATTTTTTTGTTGtcaagaaataataaaaataaaaaataaaaaattttgaatttgaggatAGAGATGGACACATAATCACTAATTGCattatgatgaaaaaaaaaaaaactcatgatGTTAgatcaatttttcttcttcttttttgtttttttatttgggggggATCCATTCCTACTTCTACTAACAAATATAtttgaaagaaagaataaaactCAACAAATTTGAAAGGTCCTTCAGATCCATCACTGAGTTATTGAACcaacaccccaaaaaaaaaaaaaaaaaaaaaaaaaaattctgtcaATGGGCCAagcaacaaaaaagaaaggaacTTAATCTCAATACATTATACCAAAAGTAAGGATCACAGTTCAGCAAATCAAAGGGAAACAGGAAACTAAGCATTTCCTTTGCATAAGTGTAGAATGATTGGTGTTGTGATCGTAAATATTGAGTCTTGGAATTCAAAAGCATACTTTAGCAGTTCATATCATTGGGATAGCTAATTGTGTCAataaatattagagagagagagagagagagagagagagagagagagagagagagagagagagagagaggaaaactCTTAATTATTAGCCTTGAGATTACCTCAAGAGGACACCTTTGTTAGGTATAGTAGTTGTAACTAAAGATGAACCTGATGATTAAGGATGCATGATATCTAGTCAGGTGATGGACAAGACCCTTCGCCACTCTCCCTTATAGAGAAAAACAGTATGagcaagatgagtttgaaataAATGTAGGGTAGAGAGGAGAAATtttaagaagagaaaatggaagGATCGAGTCATGCATGGTGGGAGTGGGACAGGTAATTAGTAATACTAATGATGCACTTAAAACAGTTAGTAACACTAATGATGCACTTAAGTCTCTGTAATATTATTAATCCTCCATGTCTAAGCatcatcttttccttctctgtGGATATTATTATTCTTCAGAAGTGATAATAGAtttacagaaaggaaaagaataatGTGTCTTCATCACACTCATGCTGTCTAGCATGCGTTGCGTTGcatgccattttttttgttttatggaaAAGGACCAATCAAAGAGAGTTTCATTGCTGTGTGTGTGTTTCATTGTCCACTCCTAGCTACAAGCACTATACGTACGTACCATTAATCCATTTTGAGTAGTAACCTCTTGTTGGGATGAAATTTTGCTATTATTTGGGTTCTAAGAGTTTTTCTGATATCCAGGCTTGCtgtcaaagaaatgaaatcttgaaGGATATCTGTAAATCCAAAGAgaaagtgaattatttcatttacttggCTGGGAGACTTTGGTGGTAGCAAaattccccccccctcccattggtatttttttttttggggcatTGTGAAATTGAGGTGAATTTACATCTACAGAAAGAAATTAAGCAAACAATAATACACAACATGATGAATTTATATGGTTCAGTATAAATGCCTACATCCATCGAGAGAAAGTCAAAGAAACTTTTTACATCATTCTCCACCTTGTAAAGTGATTTCTCTTGCTTGTATTTGGACTTTTCCACATAAAGACAACACATAGAGAACTTAAAAACCCTAATCACCACTTAATTACAATTATAATTTGTATATGTAATGGCCCTAAAATTCAAcccaaataaaaatacaagttcaaaaataattatataGAATATTAACCTCAAGTAGCgtagttggcaagggacctttgcctcagAATGTATGTGGTTTTGATTCTCATTCAAGTATTCAACCCTCAATATGATTCGGTCCATGTGATTCCACAGGACAAGTCATATTGAAGACCTAAATACCTtgctttttaccaaaaaaaatacatgtcattagtcaaaaaaaaaaaatttatataaaacATTACAGAATTCAAGACATAAGAGTCTAAGACTATGCATAGCAAGCATTGCTTCCAGAGACAGAGAGTATGAGTATTGAGTAATTATATGTAGTGATTAGTTAGGAGGACGAAAAGTCAAACATAGGATCAAACGCATTATTCTATGTCTTAGACGGTCAAAAAGATTAGCAATCCATTCTTTTTAAATtggtaattagaattattaATCCATTCACCATGAGCAAAGGAAGACTAAAATACGtgattttaattcttttgagagagagagagagagattatcaTAGAGGAATTCATATCTCTAGGACCATTAGAGAAAATGCTGAAAGAGACTGAAATTTCGTTGCAAGTCTACCTCATTGCAGGTTCCTGTCGTTGTGACATCATATATCTCAAACATACATACACCTAGATGAGtggaaatagaaaagataagGGAATCTCCATTATCATCTCTAATTTGTATTGCTAATTTTAAATTGGGAGAGGGTTTTCAATCAAGTGGCATAGGAAACAGATCAATAAAGATAAACGAAATGGTTTGGTGCATAGGGGCTTAAAAGTTATTATatggagaaaagagaatgggttgcacctttttttaatgaatctTTTCTCAGCTAGATTAAATGGATTCATGCCAATTTGATTGTGGATTGACGACATGAGGTGTGACATTTTATGTAAGTATTCTCTCTAAATATAAGTAGCAGGGGAAAAGGGATAATTCATACACTACCATCACTTAATAGAATCCCCACCAATTGTCACACGATTCATCATCAAGGAGTCCACATGCCAAGAATGAGAGAACTTGTCAAAAGGAGAGAGTGTGTGAGAGGACTTGTTCACACTGATAGTCTGTATAACTATTTTCATATAAGCaaactttctttctctttttaaggtaaaaaaaataaggaaaaaagaatcttgTCAGTATGAAGTAGGAAATGCCAAAACTTGTGCAAGTTTGAAAAGACAGTGCTACCCCTTGTGTGTGCTGAAGAAACTCTCGTGCACTCTCACATTGGCCTACATGTTTGACGTACTCTAAGTGAGATTGGTAGAGTTCTTTCACCCAACAAGTAAttattaaatggaaaaaaaattgctaccAAAGTAGTGTGAAAATTTTATGCACATTGTCGGATCTTATACATTATcttctgaataaaaaaaaaaatacacactaTTTACTAAGTAATTCGATTCTCTATCTCGTCATTGGTGGGAAACTGCACCCTAGAGTGATAGCTATTCCTCTCCCTTATAAAATACtttataaatgaataaaaatcgATTGAATAAACTCGATAAGTGATTATTAGTCAGGCACCGAGAGTGAGGCAGGGTTGGTCTTTTCCTCTAAAAAAGTCTTATTAGAAGGTAGGCTTTACACGTAGTGGCGTAGTGCTATGAAAATAATGTTAAGAAGAGACATAATGATAGCAATAAAGGTCTTTGAAGAacaaattaattgaaaaaatgacatttcttgtttttttcctttccgTCCTTCATTTTgttaggattttcttttttggggtaagCTTTTGGTAGGAATTAAAAGGAAGACTTTAATGTTGTAAAAGGTGCTACATCCGGGTGATATTTCAAGCAAGATGGCAACATCCCATGTGGCATGTATATGGGCATAGAAAAACACGTGGCAAATTAAAGACATGAATCCACCATCATCATTTATCTGGTGAGACTAGTAgccgtttgattttattttgacaaacatgttttttcctttttgttttttttcgcttagaaacagaaaaacacctTTGAAACTGtttcattttttctgttttgtttcacttgttttttgaaatagatTTAGAAATTTACATTTATTTCTATGTCTAAAAATAGGAATGAAGAAACAAGTTaaacttatttttctgtttctaaaaacaagtggaaggggcaaaaattgtgaaaaactcgATACTCCACTCGACCTACCCATCCCCAATCCATTGTTGAAATTTCTCACTATCCAGAAGCGGCGACTCCAACCTAGGTGTCTGAAGCTCACAGTTGTGGACTGTCTTcatcatccttctgaagctcatcctCACAAAGCATGCTTGCAATTCTAACGTCATGCCTTCATTCATGAGTTGCATATCTATAACTttgtgccttcactcatgaGTTGCATATCTGCAAAGTCGTGCTTTCACTCGTATCTTGAACCCaactacactgttgaaaacgtttcgggaaaaaaaaaatcaaacacctttttatatttccaaaaaattcatttcttagcatagaaacggaaaaaaccgtttctatgtgtttctgttgtttctagacatagaaacaacagaatcaaaatcaaacgggTCCTTACCTCCTATGAAGCCAAATCAAACAGTGATGGATGTCTTTgtaaatagaaaagaaaggtGAGAAGAAGAGAGCTTATGATCTTATTATCTATTGTTAATGAAATAACTTTCATCTTATTGTTGTTATAGACACTGTcgaattatatatatttttgtgttGTGATTGTCTAATTTTTGTGTCGAGGGTTATGAAAAGATTGAATTGACCAATGCTGATCCTGATCTAAATCAGATAAAAATAGTCCATAATCAGtgtcaaaaaccctaaaattagtTCAAAACATTCAGAATCAAGAAGAATCACGATTGatttttaattcaaattgaCAGAGATTCAAATTTCTGAAACAATGCTTGTCCCCACCACCCACCAAACAGGAATGAGAATCTCTTTCACAATTCACTAACACCTTAATGACAACTTAAAGACAAATTAATTAGTTGTGCTTGTCAATAACCCCTAATGTATCCTTTTCAGCAATGGTAAAATCAAAGGCAGCAGATAGTTCCCTTGTTATTATCTTTTGAGGCAAGGCATCCTCTGAGTCAAAAGAAAAGACTTATACAAATACCTAACCTCTCTGCACCTAATGCCTTAGACATTAGTGCCTCTGCCTAGCAACTACTACTAGCAAAGCAAGATATTAGGGATGAGTGAGGATGGGATCAATGGATGTGGGCCAAACTAATACAAATGGCTTTCAAAATTTCATGATCAAATAGTATCAAACTCCCTATAGTGACGCATGGTTTGCATCACCCATGAAAGGCTTATCCACAATATCCATTTTCTACAATTCATGTGGACCAGAATAGAAGTTCATATATATTAGAGATTAATGAAAGATCAAAACACACATCATTTGCAATCCAATTAtagtttaagaaaataaaaatactaaaaaggATAAGGGTTTGAAGCAGTCATATTCATCTTCCGAGTTTCACGGTCAAATTTCTTTGAATCATGCTATACCCTCGAATTCTCGACATAATATTAAAGAATCAAAACTTGTGATTTTTCATGGCCTAACACTGGGGAGTTGATGCAACGAGAGGTTCCATGGTCAAGAAGATGAGGAGAATTTAATCCTATATCGATCATAGAATGAATTACTGTTAAGAATGATCATTTGATCTTAAAGCTTGAGCTTTAGAATTAGATATTAAAATTAGCCAATGTGAAATTATTCTAACATATATTGTAATGAGCTTACTTCTAATTCCactaaattaaaagaaaagaaaaaaaaaaaaattgaaccccAAGATAGGAAAACTAAAAGGGAAGaataaagaaatgaagattgaagggtgggggtggggttgctTTAGGCAGAGCAGTGACTTTGAATGACGAACCCTTCGGCTTTTTGAAATTAGCCGGTGATACCACTTACACCACTGGCTTTTAAACCTTTTTCAAGAGGCTAAGTGAGACACTGAGGGCCCCTCACCTCTCCCTTTCTATTCTTCTAGTAGAGTCCCAGTCCCCCACACTGAGTTTAGCTTACAGCCTTAGATTGATTAAATAACAAATTTTggttaattaattttaatttgatatagagagagagacgggTGGGTCCCAGTGAGTGAAGGCGTTGTCGATTGGCATCCCCCCGGTTGGGTAGCACGGAGAGTGACACCTACAGCGTGCGGATTGCTCCCCCTCGCAGAGGGAAGAGTAGACCCCACTGGATTTGCCACAAAAATTGGTCTATGTGGATGCATACACCCAATGGCAGTGATGACACTTCTTTATTCCGGAATACTCACACAACCGTTTCCTTAAAATTAATTTGGAGCATGGCAGGTGGCCGTCGAATAGAGAGGCAATGACTGTGCCTAGACATGAGTGAGTCTTATTCATTCATTTACACCTTCTCAACCCCATCTGTAATTTGTTGATGAGAGAACCCCATTAGATATTTAGATTGGATTTATACATAAGAGGGAGAGACTGTTAAGAAgctcttggatgattttttttttttttttttaaaagactTGGAAAAAGAAATTAGTTTAGGTGATGAgtctagagtttttttttttttttgtcaacaaaaaaaaaaaaattacccttATTGATGCTCATTTGTGCCTCTTCATTGGCCTTTGCACTGACGGAGGGGCCATTTGAtttgggaaaattttttcttcttaatacttAAAGTTGAATGGTGTTCTTTGgatttatcaaaaaagaaaatggtaATTGTTGAAAACGATGATgtgttcataattttttttttggttgggttgATCTAATTATCAATGTTAGATAGATCATATTAACCATATCATATTGATACCGTTGAGATTGATATCAATAATTGATCAATTTGTATTGGATATAAGTACTGGAATTAAGggtaaaattattaaaaaaaaaaattctttatacaaaaaataaaggcaaAATTAATCGATCTGGACCAATTTCGACAGATTCCAAAAACTAAATTCTTGGATCCAAGTTGACAAGTTGAAAATGTTTGGAGACAAGCAAGTCCAACTCAGACCCTCTACCTCATCCCTCATTAAATGCAACATTTGCGACCTAATAATAACCTCTCTCCTTTGCTCAAACTTGAAAGTTGTAGATTATGATGACATAGATTTATGCGAGAGGGCTCTCTTTAAGTTAACGGTATGAATAATCCATCAAATTAAGAAATCATGAAGTGGTTTACAGTTTGTGAATAGGgggcaggaggagagagagagagagtgataagAGGATAGAGACAGAGAGCAAATGTTGGCATAGCCTCTGCTGGCATCTAGAGTGAGAGTTGAACGGTTGAACTAATATTTGAGCCcaccaatcttcattttctggACCACTTTGAGTCACCATATatgaatatgagagagagagagagagatgtcatGGTAATTAGTGCGAGAAGAGGTAGCATCAATATGTGTGGTCATATCAATCACGGATGGAGCTCTTCTACAGCGCAGCAAGGGTGACAAAGCACATCTTATGGTCTGAAACATCTCAAGATGCATATCCATGTTTTGAGGTTCATACCCAAGGTCCTCTAGATTGTCGAATGTGCACTCCCATCCCTGTCAAACCGTAAAAGAATCAGATCCATTGATTGCGGTCAGAAGATACCAATATgtatcaaccaatacatcaatacaATACTGATGCTTAGAACTATGCAAAGAAAAGGTAAGATGCAAGGGGCTTTTAATATGTGATCATTAAATACATTACCATAAGTAGTATAGTCTatgcttctaccaaaaaaaaaaatagtataatcTATGCTAATTGCTCATTTCTGGAGactttttttataatattttactTTGTGTAATAAAATAATCACCAACACCAACAggcaacaacaaaaaacaaggAACATGATCcattttcccctctctctctctctctctctcttttatcaaCATGTGTGGGAACTGGGAAATGGGATCTTTCTTTTTTGGCAATGGCATATTATATTGGGCTTTGCTTAACACTGtgacaggagagagagagggagagagggagtgtGTGTGGATGACGGAAGTGGTGGAGTGGATCAATGAAGAGTGAAGAGAACAAGTGGGGCTGCAGGTTAAGCACGTGTGCATGCCTCTCCTAAAGGCCACCCGCTCTTCACTCTTCTTCacagtttgaactttgaaggtCTCTCACGTCTACACATTTTTAACTTTCACTCCCCAAACAAAAAGATAATACCCAAAGGGACAAAAGGCTGGTCTTGGTgcaagagaaaggaaaagggaaatcAGCTTTATAAAAATTGGATAGAGGGGATCACTATCCTGTGAATTGGGGTTAGAGGATTGATCATTtcaatgggttgggttgggttgggttgggttgtgagTTGTCATTAAAACCATGTTAATTCTTGCATTGTGTTTTCTGTATCACGAACATCAATCTAGTCAGAAAAGTCTtatctattatatatatatatatgatagtCTGACCATGTTCTACTCCGTGGTTGAAGAAACCTTGTAATCCTTATAAAGCATTCCTATCATATTTTTGAATGACATAATATttagcaaaataaaattttcaagtcaATATATATGGGaatatttaattgaaaaaaCAAGTGTCAACCTTTAatcataggattttttttcttaaaaaataattaaagtcCTACCTGTACAATGATTCAGAATTACCACATCTACCATTCCACTTTGTGCAAATAGTTGTGGAAATGGTGGAGAAGTTTGTAGTCTtcaattcttcatttcttcttgcTGTAGATTGGAGAGCTCTGTTTCTCTGTTTCCTTTGGATCCATTGCTCTGTTTTCCATGTCAAAATCAAATGTGGGGATTTTTTGGGATTTGATTGAGATGACATCAATTCTCGATTTCCTTCCTTTTCACTGTTTCTCTGCTTTACTAAGTATGTACATGTGGGTTTTTACATATACTTTCTTAAACAATTAAACCAGCAGCTCTTCTGGGATTTCTTTTTACCTCTTCCATGAAAATCTTAagctttttccacttttctgAAAAATCTTATTTGCTTGGGATTGAGGTTTCCTTGGATTTTTTCCAAGTTGGTTAACAAATAAGTGGCGAATAATCGTTGCAGCAAATGGGTTCTGTTAATTGTGTCCGTTTCTGTACAAGAAGAACATATCCTTTTCCTGTAGACTACTACTGACTTGGGATTTGGAGTGCTCTTCaagtggagaagaaagaagctcTCATATGTCATGGGTTGGGAGTTCCTGCTTCTTCACTCATGTTGAGGAACTCCTGACTGGAAATAGTTAgttcacaaaaatgaagtatatgAAACTTGGATCTCGTCCTGACACTTTCTACACAACTGAGGCCGTAAGGTACGAGGAAACAAGGATTATTATTCTCTCTTCTTCGTCTTCgagttttttttgttctttgttgtGTAAATAagctctcttttcttctctaaatGCAGGTCAGTCTCCTCAGAAGTCTCCAGTGATCTCGTAattcaaatcaagggtttcaggTATCTGCTTCACAAGGTAAACAAAATTAACAGTCCACTGGAGTCCctcttcttggttcttataCTACTAGTTTGATTCACTTTTGGGTTATTGTTGTTACACAGTTTCCTCTGTTTTCCAAATGCTTACGCTTACAGCGGCTATGCTTTGAATCACCGGATTCCTCCTCCCAATCCCAAACACTCCAACTTCCGGATTTCCCTGGCGGAGTTGACGCCTTTGAGACCTGTGCCAAGTTCTGCTATGGCATTACCATTACCCTCAGTGCCTTCAACATTGTTTCAATACGATGTGCTGCAGAGTATCTCCAGATGACCGAAGATGCAGAGAAGGGAAATCTCATATATAAGCTTGAAGTTTTCTTGACTTCATGTATCTTCCGAGGATGGAAGGACTCCATTGTAACATTACAGAGTACCAAATCTTTCCCTTTGTGGTCAGAAGATCTTGGCATCACAAGTAGATGTATTGATGCCATAGCGTTAAAAGTCCTGACCCATCCCTCTAAGGTGTGTTTGTCACGAAGTTATTCCAGAGGGGGCAGAGATGATAGTTCCTGCAACGGAGCAGAGAGCCAGAGACACAGACTTGCACCAAAGGGATGGTGGGCTGAAGATATAGCAGAATTGGGTATAGACCTTTACTGGAGAACCATGGTTGCTATTAAATCTGGTGGAAGGGTACCCTCTAATCTCCTCGGCGAGGCATTGCAGATTTATGCATTTCGATGGCTACCCACCATGTCTAAAGATGGGATTGCCAGCAGCAAACAAGCAACACCAGACAACTGTTCGGATTCTATGGGAGAGATAACCTCAAAGCATCGGTTGCTCTTGGAATCTATAGTGAGCTTACTTCCAATGGAGAGAGGTTCCATCTCTTGCAGCTTCTTGCTTAAGCTCTTAAAGGCTGCAAATATACttggtgcttcttcttcttctaagatGGAACTAGCCAGAAGAGTGGGAATTCAGTTGGAGGAAGCTACAGTCGACGATCTCTTGATACCATCACTCTCTTACACCAACGATACTCTTTATGATGTTGACATAGTCATGACCATATTGGAGCAATTCAGGTTGCAGGGTCAGAGTCCCCCTACTAGCCCTCCAAGAGCCAAGCTCGTGTTGGAAAGGAGGAGGTCTCGATCTGCAGAGAATGTTGATTTTGAGTTCCAAGAGAGTAggaggtcttcctcagcatcacaTAGCTCGAAATTGAAGGTTGCAAAACTTATGGATGGgtatcttcaagaggttgctcgaGATGTGAATTTGCCCCTGTCAAAGATGATTGCACTTGCCGAGGCCATTCCGGACTTTGCCAGGCCTGATCATGATGATCTCTATGGAGCCATTGACATTTACCTCAAGGTAAATTGCAGTGTAATATAATATGTGCAATTTTCATCTTATTAATTCTCTTCTACGGCGAATTAATTTCTCCAGGATCTCCCTTAAGAGTTTTTCTCTGTTTAACGCAGAATATGCATAATAGAAAACCAGTTTTTTATCTTGAATCCTCTTCCGTTTTCCTATTTCTATTCATGAATTGGCATTGGACAGTAACTTTTCATTAGATTATCATATGCTAGAGTGGTATCACATTCAATCTTGACTATCATATTCAACGTGTTCACCTAGCTTACTGAATAACTAATCAGACATCACCATTCACTCATGGTGATTCTTTTGGTAAATGAGTCCTAGAATGTATGCAAGCATGCAGTCAGGATGTTCCTGTAATGAGTTCCACTTAGGAGATCAAATAGGCCAATATTAAACATGAAGTTCTCCAGAATTTCTGCTCCTTTGGACAAGATTGGGAGGGGCGTCTGAAGAGGGAGCTCACTTCTGTAATCTTACAAACAGAATAAATTTTAGTTTTACAGGGAAAATTTTCCAGGccgaaacaaacggagccttaatAGAAGTATTAGGCACTGTCATCTGTGTCCTGGAAGTCTGTTCTTAGAGAATAATTGGCACAAATCATGCTTGAAGTATGGATTTACCCATTTATTAGAAAGACACAAGTCACATATAATGCATATAACTTTCGGTCTCTGATCATTCAGGCACACCCAAACCTCAACAAGACTGAACGTAAACGGCTGTGCCGCATCCTTGACTGCAAGAAGCTTTCAATGGaagcatgcatgcatgcagCACAAAATGAGTTACTCCCTCTGAGGGTCGTGGTACAAGTGCTTTTCTTCGAGCAAGTGCGTGCTGC
Protein-coding sequences here:
- the LOC122077354 gene encoding BTB/POZ domain-containing protein At1g67900-like — encoded protein: MKYMKLGSRPDTFYTTEAVRSVSSEVSSDLVIQIKGFRYLLHKFPLFSKCLRLQRLCFESPDSSSQSQTLQLPDFPGGVDAFETCAKFCYGITITLSAFNIVSIRCAAEYLQMTEDAEKGNLIYKLEVFLTSCIFRGWKDSIVTLQSTKSFPLWSEDLGITSRCIDAIALKVLTHPSKVCLSRSYSRGGRDDSSCNGAESQRHRLAPKGWWAEDIAELGIDLYWRTMVAIKSGGRVPSNLLGEALQIYAFRWLPTMSKDGIASSKQATPDNCSDSMGEITSKHRLLLESIVSLLPMERGSISCSFLLKLLKAANILGASSSSKMELARRVGIQLEEATVDDLLIPSLSYTNDTLYDVDIVMTILEQFRLQGQSPPTSPPRAKLVLERRRSRSAENVDFEFQESRRSSSASHSSKLKVAKLMDGYLQEVARDVNLPLSKMIALAEAIPDFARPDHDDLYGAIDIYLKAHPNLNKTERKRLCRILDCKKLSMEACMHAAQNELLPLRVVVQVLFFEQVRAAMAGGHVAELPSNIKALLAAQEHDPSRHPQPLDSNTTDLVDDEWSVSGLKSPKSKLSTLRMKLAEDDNEMGENDVQQDGIGKASKFKAFCSLPTRPKRMFSKLWSINRSMNERH